In Nonlabens agnitus, the DNA window CACACTTCCTATGTTTTGTTGTAACCGTGGAAATTTATCTTCAAAACCTAAAGCAGACCGCTATACATCTGCATTGTTGGCGCTTGTAGTAGTTCTGATTTTATCGGTAGCCACAAGTGTTGCTCAGGAAGCACCAGCGAGACACTTGGAAGACTTTCCATTTGAAGAAATAGATGCTCGCATCCAGAGCAAGATATTATCCTTTGAAAGAGCAGAATCCTTATTGGCCATCAATGAATTGCTTCAGTCAGATTTTACTCAGGAGCAGCTCAACATTCTCAAGGTTTATAAATTACAAGCACTTGTGGAGTCAGAGCTGTATGATGAGGCGCTGCTACTTTCTGAAGAATTGCTAAAGCCTCTAGATGTGGATCCAGAATTGGAGGTAAAAGTATTGCTGGAAAGAACTTTGCTCCATGAGCTGCTTGGCAATATGCCAGAAAGCAAAAAAGACCTTAATCGTATTGAACGTCTTTTTGAACAAGAACAGTTATCAAAAGGCGATTTATACGGTAGGTATTTGTACCGACTTAGTTCTTGGTACCGTGTGAATGACAGGCGTCAAGAATCTATAGAGTGGGCAGATAAGGCCGTTAAGTTCGGGTTACAAAATGGATTTTTAAATGTTGGTGCAACTGGTTATTTACTTTTAGGTTTGAATGCCGAGCCCGATGATTTTGAGGCTAAAAGAACATTCTTCAAAAATGGATTACGGTTATGGAAACATGCGAGCAATGAGCCAGGTAAGGTCAACATGTACAATCTTTTGTCACGAACCCATTATGAAGAAGGCCAGCATGAACTGGCTATGATTTATAATGACTCTTCACTGCAGATCATCGATCGAGAGAAAGCAAAAAAAGACCGCCCAAGAATCTATAAACATAGATCTAAAGTGGCCGAAGCCATGAATCAGCTGGACACAGCGCTTTATTACCACAAGCTGTATGCCCAAGAAGCATTATCGGCTCTGCAAAGAGCCCGTAATATCAAAGTAAAGGAGATTGAATTTGAGCTGAAACGGGAAAAAGCGATTCTAGAAAACATAAAACTGGAAACACAGCTCGCCGAAGCATCGCGTAAGGAAAACTATTTTGTCGTCTTACTTGGTTTAGGTGCATTTTTCCTGCTATGCCTTGGGCTGCTCATTATTACACTGGCCTCACGCAATAAAAAGATCAGAGATCAGAATACAGAAATTAAAGAAACCAATCACGAACTAACCGCTAACATTGCCGAAAAAGAGTTTCTGCTTAAAGAAGTCAATCACCGTGTAAAAAATAACCTAGCCTTTATTCAAAGTTTGATTGCCTTTCAATTGGATCAATCCAGCCAAAAGGAAACCACTGTTAATCTAGAGAGTCTTAATAATCGCATACATGCCATAGCAGTTCTTCATGATCAATTTGTAAGTGCCAATAGTGGTACTGGTAAGAAGGAAATACCCATTGCATCTTACATTGAGACCATTGCTAGTGCACAGGTTATGACACATCATGGAAAAGTCGACCTGATAAGAAAAATCGAGGACATCAAGGTCAATCTGGAAACGGCCGTTCCGCTTGGGATTTTGATCAATGAATTGATTACAAACTCCATCAAGCATTCTGACCCCATCGGTTCAAAACTAGTGATAGAAATCGTATTGAAGGAAATGGGAAATGAGCTTAGATTAGATTATAGGGATAATGGTAAAGCCTTTGAACTAAATCCAGAAAAGGAAACCTTAGGACTTTATATTATCAAAACTATGGTTTTACAGCTGCGCGGGACCATGAATCGTATCGATTCCAATTACAGCATTAACATTAAAAGACGGTAGGAATGAAGCGTATTTTGATTGTAGAAGATGAACTCATGATTGCCGGTAATCTGGAACGCATTTTATCTAAAGGTGGTTATCAGGTCTCAGCAATCGCTATAGACTATGAGCAGGCAGAACGACAGTTGAAAACACACGTTTTTGATCTGGCCTTATTGGACGTGTCATTATCAGGTAAGAAAAGTGGTGTAGATGTGGCAAAACTCATCAATGAAGAATATGGGATTCCTTTTATGTACATCACTTCATATACAGATCCCAAAACAATTGCAGAGCTTAAATCGACCCAGCCGGCTGGTTATATTTCAAAACCAGTTCAAGCGGCGACGCTTACGACAAACATCGACCTATTGTTCGCGAGACTGGATCACCACAATGATGAAGTGACGGTACAGGTAGGAAACGGTATTCACCAATATCATCTGGATGCCATCTATTACGCACAGGCAGATCATGTCTATACAGAAGTCTTTCACGATCAAGGATCTGACGTGCTGCGCATCTCACTGCAGGCATTTCAGGATCAATTTCCTGACAATGAACTCATCAGGATCAATCGCAGTGTCGCGGTATGTAGACGTGCCGTGGTCAAGGTGGATAAGACAACCGTTTATTTACAGGATACCTGTTTTCGTATCTCACGTACTTTGGTAGATGAGGTCCTAGAACATTTTAGATAACAGGCTTTTTAAAGAGTTCGCTTTCCTGCCTGTCCGACAGGCATGCGCGAAAGCGAAACTATCATCCATAAAAAAAATCCAGCAACTTTAGAGTTGCTGGATTTTTGAGTGACTAACTGTATTATTTAGTTTGTCTTTTCGACGTTTTGGTTCTTTTTGCTCAAAGTCATGGCTAGATTACCTAATAACACACCATAAATAACTTTTGAGGCTACATCTGCAATGGTATATGTAATTTGTCGTCCTACGACTCCAGATTCATTATACAAGAAACCGTCTAGACCACCCAGATAAGGCATCAAATAGGCGCCTGGATATAGGAACCAAGAAATCAGGAATAATACCCAGATGTTGCTCAAGATATTTTGGGCTTTTTGTGGTAATCCAGACTTTCCTTCTTTAATTACTTTATGCATCAACCATAAGATGTGGAAGAAAAATGCGGTAGAGACTGCACCCCAAATAAAGAATAGTGGCAGATCAGAAACTTCATAGAATTGACCTATGTATCCCGTAATAATCATCATGGCTCCAGAGAACCAGAATTGATTACGAACAGAACTTAATTTGGATTTGGTCAGAGTTACAACAAAAAGGATCTGAAACAATAGCATAGGTACATCGATTAACCAGTTAAGGTATCTATAACCATTGTTGAATAAGTCTCCTTCTGGATCTAGGAAATACTTGCCTCGTTCTATGTCAAAAGTAAAGCTGCTGGTCCAGTTACCTGCTTGTGCATATAACAGCAAAAAAGCAGAAACCATCACCACGGCAGATAGAATGTTGGACATTCTGAATTTTTTGTCTACGTTTTTGATGGTTAAAATGAAGTAAAGTAGGCCTGCGAGCATCACAGCATAGCCTAAGGTCAATACGTGAGAAGTCATTTGGTAAGCCATTTCAGAAAAGCCTTCTGTAGCACCTATGTAATTCTCAAAATTAGCGTCTCCTAATTGTTGCATGTGTTAAGTTTTTTAAGTTGAATCTTAAAATTAATAGGTAAGAGCCTATGATGATGCCGTCTTTTAAATTCTTTAAAGTTTATTTATAGATATTACCTAATATTTTAACACCTTGAGACTGTTTGGAACTTTTATTAACAAATCATCAGACCAATGCCTAATATTTAAAATATCTTTGGGTGTTTGTATGAATTGGAAACTTGTACTCCATGCGAACCCAGAGTATGAATTACCTGGATAAAATTTAAAAATAATTTAATGCTTCCACAGCTTGCTGAAAAATCAACTGCTTCTTTGATGAGTATCTCAAATGAAAAACTAGAGGTTTTCAGTTTTATTTATGGTAATAACGTAATTTATTGAATGTTTTGGTGAAAGAAATGACTCATGTATAGTATTGCCTATATCAGCCGCGCCAGCGAGGCGCTTACGGATTATGAGATTCATGAGATGATGCTCTCATCTGAACGAAGGAACAATCTTTTTGGTATTAAAGGCATGTTACTTTTTAAGGATGGTAATTTCCTGCAAGTCCTGGAAGGTACGCAAAAACAGATCCAAGAACTCTATGATAAAATATGCGCAGATTCCAGGCACTCCAATATTTATGAGATATTTCATACTGAATTGAGATCACCCATATTTAAGGAGTATAATTCCAAGTTCAATCTGATTACCTCAAGCTTTGAACTGGCATCATTAAAAATGTTTTTCAAACGCCAAAAACGCTACGGTGCCTTTAATACATCGGCTGAAGAACTGGAGCCTTTTCTAGGTATGAATTGGTTAACCTAGAAAGAATTTTCCTTACGGATCAACCACTTCTTAAATTATCGGTACTACAACGTAAATCCTGAAGGAATCACGGCACCTTTTTTAAGCACAACAATTCCAGATTTAACCACATACATTTCAGTTTCTTGATCTTCAAGATGCGGGCCACCATTGATTCTTACATCGTCGCCTATACGGCAGTTTTTATCTACAATGGCATTCTTAATAAAGCATCGTTCGCCTATTCCCAGTAGGATTGCAATCTTATTACGCTCTATTTCTTCTAGGGATTCGTAATAATCAGAACCCATCATGTAGGTATTGATGACGGTGGTTTCCTTACCTATGCGTGATCGAATTCCTATGACAGATCGCTCGATTTTTGAGGCTGCGATGATACAACCATCTCCTATAACCGTGCGATCCATGGCAGTGCCAGAGATTTTTGAAGTAGGTAGCATCCTAGGTCTTGTATAGATAGGAAAGTTCTTGTCAAACAAGTTGAATGCAGGAATATTATCCGTAAGCTCAAGGTTGGCCTCAAAGAATGAATCCACATTACCTATGTCTGTCCAGTAGCCTTCAAATTGGTAACTCTGTATTTTGAGCTTATCAATATTTTGCGGTATGATCTCTTTACCAAAATCTACTGTTCCTTCTTCTTCCATTAATTTGATGAGAAGGTCCCTATTGAAAATGTAGATTCCCATGCTCGCTAGATAATGACGACCTTCTTTTTGCATGTCTTCACTTACCTCGCTGGACCAATCCTTAAGTAATTCAGTTTTGGGTTTTTCTATAAATGAAGTGATCTGATTTTCTTCATTGGATTTAAGGATTCCAAAACTAGGCGCGTCCTTTACGTTTACCGGTATCGTGGCAAGAGTGATATCTGCCTTACTGTCTTTATGCGCTTGGATCATTTCGCTATAGTCCATCTGGTACAATTGATCACCTGAAAGGATGAGGAAGTAATCGAAATCGTGACGTGTAAAGTGGTGCATGCTTTGTCTCACGGCATCTGCTGTTCCCTGAAACCAGTCAGAGTTCCCTGGAGTCTGTTCTGCGGCGAGTACATCCACAAAGGCACTGCTAAAGAAGCTGAAGTGGAAGGTATTCTTGATGTGCCTATTAAGTGACGCACTATTAAACTGCGTCAGCACATACATTCTTTTGATGTCGCTATTGATACAATTAGAGATAGGAATATCTACAAGGCGGTATTTTCCAGCAATAGGAACCGCTGGTTTTGATCTGGATGCAGTTAATGGATATAATCTTGTTCCCTGGCCGCCGCCCAAAATGATGGAAATTACCTCGTTATTGATCATGTGTCTAAGCTATAAGTGATGAATATAAGTCTGCTGTTTGTTGTGCAATAGCTTTCCAGTCAAAGTGTTCTTCCACACGTTGTCGTCCTGCACTGGCCATTTGTTTTTGCAATTCTGGATCTGCGACCACTTTGTTGATGCCTGCTGCCAAGTCTTGAGCGAACCGATCGGGATCCAAAGGTTCAAATGGTGCTTCTTGCTGTTGCTTTACAGGAATGAGTAGTCCTGTTTTTTCATGTATGACCACTTCTTTAATGCCACCTACAGCGCTGGCCACCACTGGTGTGTGACAAGCCATGGCTTCTATGTTGATAATACCAAAAGGCTCATAAATAGAAGGACAGCAAAACACAGTCGCATGAGAGTAAAACTGAATGATGGACGGTTTGTCCAGCATCTCGTCAATCCAGATCACATTATCACGATCCTTTTTAACGGCGGCGACGGCCTGCTCCATTTCTGCAGCGATTTCCTTAGTGTCTGGTGCGCCTGCACACAGGACTACTTGAGTATCTGGATCAATATATTGTATCGCATTGACCAGATGGATGATTCCTTTTTGTTTAGTGATGCGTCCCACAAAAAGTACAAAAGGCTTATTGGGATCGACACCGTATTTTTCTAAAGCACCGGTACTGCTGGTTTTTTGATATTGCTGTAGGTCGATACCGTTGTAGATGACTTCAATTTTATGCTCGTCAACATCAAAAAACCGTAGGACATCATCCTTGGTTTCTTTGGAGACCGCAATCACGGCATCTGCCATTTCAATGGCCGTCTTTTCTATCCAGGACGAGGCATCATAGCCACGTCCCAATTGGTCTCTTTTCCAAGGTCTCAATGGTTCTAAAGAATGTGTAGTAACGACAAGTGGCGTGCCGTAGGATAATTTGGCCATGATCCCAGCAAAATGGCTGTACCAGGTATGGCAATGCGTCACATCTGCATCTACTGGTTTGATGTTCATGTGCACACCGGTAGAGAGCGTTTGTAGCAGTCCTTTTAATTGTGAGTCCGCTTTCGCGAAAGCGATATCCTCATAATCATAACCTTCTACACTAAGATTCTTTTGCTCAACGTCCTGGTCGCCAAAACACCTTACTTCCAACTGCATGAGTTGGGCAAGTTCTCGAGCAAGATATTCTACATGGACGCCAGCACCGCCATAAACATGCGGCGGAAACTCCCGAGTCAAAAAGAGTACTTTCATGGGTTTTTCATTCTTCCTGTTAAATATAGGATTATTTCTCAAAGGTTCTACAGAGATTGCTATGTGACATCAACTTATGGCGTTTAATCCTTGTCATAACAAGGGTATGTCTGATATCGCTCTATATCATTTTCCATTTAAATTTTGATTTTCTGGATCGTTTTGGATTAGTAGTTTTAGTAACTGATTCACGAATTTGATTTTCCTTAGTTAATGAAAGCATAATTGCGAATTCATTCACATTAGGTTTTTTCCTACTCGTTTACTTTTATCTTTCAC includes these proteins:
- the glgA gene encoding glycogen synthase — its product is MKVLFLTREFPPHVYGGAGVHVEYLARELAQLMQLEVRCFGDQDVEQKNLSVEGYDYEDIAFAKADSQLKGLLQTLSTGVHMNIKPVDADVTHCHTWYSHFAGIMAKLSYGTPLVVTTHSLEPLRPWKRDQLGRGYDASSWIEKTAIEMADAVIAVSKETKDDVLRFFDVDEHKIEVIYNGIDLQQYQKTSSTGALEKYGVDPNKPFVLFVGRITKQKGIIHLVNAIQYIDPDTQVVLCAGAPDTKEIAAEMEQAVAAVKKDRDNVIWIDEMLDKPSIIQFYSHATVFCCPSIYEPFGIINIEAMACHTPVVASAVGGIKEVVIHEKTGLLIPVKQQQEAPFEPLDPDRFAQDLAAGINKVVADPELQKQMASAGRQRVEEHFDWKAIAQQTADLYSSLIA
- a CDS encoding bacteriorhodopsin — protein: MQQLGDANFENYIGATEGFSEMAYQMTSHVLTLGYAVMLAGLLYFILTIKNVDKKFRMSNILSAVVMVSAFLLLYAQAGNWTSSFTFDIERGKYFLDPEGDLFNNGYRYLNWLIDVPMLLFQILFVVTLTKSKLSSVRNQFWFSGAMMIITGYIGQFYEVSDLPLFFIWGAVSTAFFFHILWLMHKVIKEGKSGLPQKAQNILSNIWVLFLISWFLYPGAYLMPYLGGLDGFLYNESGVVGRQITYTIADVASKVIYGVLLGNLAMTLSKKNQNVEKTN
- a CDS encoding glucose-1-phosphate adenylyltransferase — its product is MINNEVISIILGGGQGTRLYPLTASRSKPAVPIAGKYRLVDIPISNCINSDIKRMYVLTQFNSASLNRHIKNTFHFSFFSSAFVDVLAAEQTPGNSDWFQGTADAVRQSMHHFTRHDFDYFLILSGDQLYQMDYSEMIQAHKDSKADITLATIPVNVKDAPSFGILKSNEENQITSFIEKPKTELLKDWSSEVSEDMQKEGRHYLASMGIYIFNRDLLIKLMEEEGTVDFGKEIIPQNIDKLKIQSYQFEGYWTDIGNVDSFFEANLELTDNIPAFNLFDKNFPIYTRPRMLPTSKISGTAMDRTVIGDGCIIAASKIERSVIGIRSRIGKETTVINTYMMGSDYYESLEEIERNKIAILLGIGERCFIKNAIVDKNCRIGDDVRINGGPHLEDQETEMYVVKSGIVVLKKGAVIPSGFTL
- a CDS encoding response regulator — protein: MKRILIVEDELMIAGNLERILSKGGYQVSAIAIDYEQAERQLKTHVFDLALLDVSLSGKKSGVDVAKLINEEYGIPFMYITSYTDPKTIAELKSTQPAGYISKPVQAATLTTNIDLLFARLDHHNDEVTVQVGNGIHQYHLDAIYYAQADHVYTEVFHDQGSDVLRISLQAFQDQFPDNELIRINRSVAVCRRAVVKVDKTTVYLQDTCFRISRTLVDEVLEHFR
- a CDS encoding sensor histidine kinase produces the protein MALVVVLILSVATSVAQEAPARHLEDFPFEEIDARIQSKILSFERAESLLAINELLQSDFTQEQLNILKVYKLQALVESELYDEALLLSEELLKPLDVDPELEVKVLLERTLLHELLGNMPESKKDLNRIERLFEQEQLSKGDLYGRYLYRLSSWYRVNDRRQESIEWADKAVKFGLQNGFLNVGATGYLLLGLNAEPDDFEAKRTFFKNGLRLWKHASNEPGKVNMYNLLSRTHYEEGQHELAMIYNDSSLQIIDREKAKKDRPRIYKHRSKVAEAMNQLDTALYYHKLYAQEALSALQRARNIKVKEIEFELKREKAILENIKLETQLAEASRKENYFVVLLGLGAFFLLCLGLLIITLASRNKKIRDQNTEIKETNHELTANIAEKEFLLKEVNHRVKNNLAFIQSLIAFQLDQSSQKETTVNLESLNNRIHAIAVLHDQFVSANSGTGKKEIPIASYIETIASAQVMTHHGKVDLIRKIEDIKVNLETAVPLGILINELITNSIKHSDPIGSKLVIEIVLKEMGNELRLDYRDNGKAFELNPEKETLGLYIIKTMVLQLRGTMNRIDSNYSINIKRR
- a CDS encoding BLUF domain-containing protein, translating into MYSIAYISRASEALTDYEIHEMMLSSERRNNLFGIKGMLLFKDGNFLQVLEGTQKQIQELYDKICADSRHSNIYEIFHTELRSPIFKEYNSKFNLITSSFELASLKMFFKRQKRYGAFNTSAEELEPFLGMNWLT